Part of the Diabrotica virgifera virgifera chromosome 6, PGI_DIABVI_V3a genome, cattttactgttgttagaaaacagaaataaatgtttatttcataaataaacattgattttcgcttgaattaaatgtttaaacttccaAGAAGAAGGTGGATGGCAGAAGTTGGGTTGAACATTGAATTgaaacgaaaagcaatgtttatttgcagggcccccgtaaggggtactggcgcctgtgtgcaaaaaaggattttggcgcccctcagggcattttggatcatgttttttatttattttttgaaggtaggtgAACCAATTAGGTGCTTGAAATAATTCagaaaactgaactttagaatgtgagtttcaccccttctcgggggtgaaaaaacataaagtccagaattggataaaatgactaatttcaaataacttttcttctataaagatttttctgtcaatacttttcaatagttttcaagttatttgcgagtaaatttatgttaatttttcaacaaaaaaaaagtttttagacggattttcgcaaataactcaaaaaataagtattttatcaaaaaaaaatatagcttataaaaaagtgaaaaaaatggtgtaagtacCGATGTATGAAGTCTGCAGACCCAATAGAAGCAGAGTCGTAGCTGATGAAAaggaggttcttattcgtcaaattacaaatcaaatatttcaacgtaaagtaaccaaaaaatcaagcacttatcagcgaaaactcattacaacttttttaaagtgtttaaaagaagctacacatattttttttaacattaagAGTAAATAAGTAAGTTAAAAATAATCttggtccctttttttgtaaaaagatcatgaaaaccaccccctaattagcatcctaaatgaaattaatcgttaccgcttcaccacaagttactttacttatgtattgtttatatgatctgagatttcatcggttcaaagtgcttatttttgaaaaggctgtagttaaaagggcgaAAAGGGCTGAACCAGTCACAAATCATaagtgtatgcaaaatttgaaaatatgTATCTTTCAATTTTTGTCAGGAAAACAAAACATTCAAAATATTCAGAAAggcaaaatctacattttttactgcttgagatttttggtatcactaattaattttaaagttatatcgaaaaagacatttttttaagattaaaaaaaaaatactttaaaaccaAGTTTTTTCACAAATgggcactttaaaccgatgaaacttacagatcatataaataaagcttttcttaaacaatttaaagaagttgtaatgagttttccccgaaaagtgcttaattttttgcttatttcacgttgaaatattctatttggaatttgacgaataagaacctacttttcattagctataactctgctttatACTGGGTTTTACAGActtcatattattatataaattatttttttcactttcttgtaagctatatttttgctaagagtattttttcgataaaataattagtttttaattgcgaaaaaccgtctaaaaacgttttttttttgttaaaaaattaacatactcactcgcaaataactcgaaaagaattgacttagtgaaaatctctatacaacaaaagttgcttagaattagtcagtttatccaattccggacttattttaaacgaaTGTTTTCTCACCCCCAGGTATTCTCAGGCGTATTCCCCTGAGAATACCCCTTttacccccagagtaaaagcacacatcggtatcACTTCTTGTGTTGTTAGCTATGAGTATGACTAAATTTATGTCAatataagcggttctttaaaatttacaacaaaaaccgtgagtaaatggactattattagtaggctaaaaatatcaaaatgaaacaaacagaataaaagcataacaaaataaattaaaatgcctgacttAAAAATCGGCAGTAACTGGATATTATAGTAATAAAATTTCGTGTGTAAACTTAATcctatttaacctttaactacacgcgctggcgtattttgtacgccagatataagaatccTACGGCAAATAtatttaacaatttaatttttgaccttgtttatctctctaacctatcactggaatgtgctatacaatttggttttagtttcgttataatcggcgttctgggaagatcataatttacagtttattatttgttgtttccggtggtggacaatatacgccacgattatattaatataagtagtaatataagtacatatttcaattgttttttagtcattatggcacaaaatatatttttctttataaacaatactttttctcctgtaaaaaatcacatttaaaaaaaaattttattagtaattttatttatcatggcatccagttattccataattccagttataaatttcaattggcttactgagaaccaactccaagtattcactgatgccgaataaggtttataacaaacagctaagtgtattttttcaaaaaaaaaacaaatccgctgtttttaagtgtattttcttgtggcttataaagtacgccacgcgtgtagttatgttataacttgatgctcGGGTAGTTAAAGggtaatttctcaacttttattttaaaattaatttttgttttttttttgttactttgctttttgcaatttttgaccccgggttttggcgcccctaaaggatggcgcccgtgcgcattgcacactttgcacatatggtagcgggggccctgtttatttgtgatataaacattcatttctgttttctgacaacagtaaaatgtattttaaataaaataagttacatacattcttctttttttttgttcttcttattttTCTTCCTGCTTTTTTAATAGGCTCGCGTCTGATCCATCTTCGGATGCctcctcatcagatatccaggttgtcactccatctcttccttggccttcctatacTCCCTCCTTCGGTCGTTTGGTGATCTATCTCGTGCTATCTTTACCAGTGTCccttctcccattctgcttatatggctaTACCATATAAGCGGAATGTAACAAAATAgcttttaaagttatacttctttaggcgcgattgggagtaaaatttcataataacgcgcgcatgcgcacacagacagtatggcgtttagttgctaaatcgttcaagttatgtataaatatatcagtgcaagaaaaggtgtgaaaagaatatattagtgtttttagtaaatatatttattataatttttgtgtctttggatttgtcttcctcaggagtaagatgagtacctattaattaaacattttattgtatatttattatacttcaccttgtctgtttgttgccgtgaattgtcattaggtacgtccgaaccgatacagacacagtcctcgtagcgtatttggtatagcattcggccagagatcgagaggtcttgagttcgaatcaggagcaatcctatactttctcttatttttttgaaagcggtaagcacaaaattagtttggtgtttaaaaaaattaaaacaaactgtttaaagtatatttaattttaagaaatcatataatagaagtataacttcttacgtgcttacaaagtacacaaacattctttttttttaattcatgttattaaaaaaaaattgaaggcacttgtgagagtgccgacagaagtgaaaacttcttatagtatatacattacgagctcaatgcttttaccccatcctaaaagaagtgctgTACCTATATCATATAAGATAtgcgcgatgcgtatgccctatgctatttatgtatacatacacataatttctATATGTACAAAATTGATTTCCGCGAAGTGATGaccataaagaaattttcaattcaaaaatttatttcgtcgaagcgataacggtcgctaatttaataattttccccatccaaaaagtgcacaacgtccctcaagaagttttcacttcaaatatttatttcgtcaaagcgatgatagttgctaatttattacttttttacatcgaaatagtgcacaacgtccctaaataagtttcactttaaatatttatttcgtcgaagcgattacggccctaattctatacttttcctccatacaaaaagtgcacaacgtccccaaaaaggttttacttaaaaaatttatttcgtcgaagtgatgacggtcgctaatttaataatttttccttatccaaaaagtgcacaacgcccctcaagaagttttcatttcaaaaattgatttcgtcgaagcgatgaaggttcgctaatataatattttccccatccaaaaagtgcacaacgtccctcaagaactttccacttctaaaattgatttcatcgaagcgatgacggtcgctaatttaatacttttttccatcgaaaaagtgcacaacgtccctaaaaaagtttcacttcaaatatttatttcgtcgaagcgatggatgacagtccctaattcaatacttttcgcccatccaaaatgtgcacaacgtccctaaagaagtttcacttcaaatatttatttcgttgaagcgatgacggtccctaatttagtaatttatccccatccaaaaagtgcacaacgtccctcaagaagttttcactttacaaatttatttcatcgaagcgatgacggtcgtgatgacggtcgataatttaatacttttttccttccaaaaagagcacaacgtctctaaagaagttttcacttcaaatatttatttcgtcgaagcgatgacggtcgcttatttaatatttttcccatccaaaaagtacacaacgtccctgaaggagtttccacttcaaaaattgatttcatcgaaacgacgacgatcgctaatttaatactttcttCCATCGAAAaattgcacaacgtccctaaagaagtttcacttcaaatatttatttcgtcgaagcgatgacattctctaattcaatacttttcccccatccaaaaagtgcacaacgtccctcaagaagttttcactttacaaatttatttcatcgaagcgataacggtcgtgatgacggtcgataatttaatacttttttccatccaaaaagagcacaacgtgtctaaagaagttttcacttcaaatgtttatttcgtcgaagcgatgagggtcgcttatttattactttctccccattcaaatttaataatatttccccatccaaaaagtgcacaacgtccctaaagaagttttcacttcaaaaatttatttcgccgaagcgatgacggtcgctaattcaatacttcttccccatctaaaaagtgcacgacgtccccaaaagaagtttttactttaaaaatttattttgccgaagcgatgacggtcgcgatgaggttcgctaattcaatactttttccctatctaaaaagtgcacaacgtccctaaagaaattttcacttcaaaaaattatttcgtcgaaacgatgacggtcgctaatttaatactttttccccatccaaaaagtgcacaacgacccttaagaagttttcacttcaaaaatttatttcttcgaggcgatgacggtcgcaacggcggtcgccaatttaatactttttcccatccaaaaagtgcacaacgtccctaaagaagttttaacttcaatacatatacgtacaaaatatttatttcgccgaagagatgacggtcgctatgacggtcgcgaaataaatcctttttcaccatccaaaaataggtttcacatttattttaaattttaatacttctacacaatttatatatacatacacataaaatatatatatgtaCTATTTGTCAAATATAGGAAAAGGTTTCGGAATCCTAGCCGTCGGCGCAGAGAAGGGACAGAGAACGCATTCGGAGAGTAAGAGACAGAGAACGCACTCTTCCTCAaaagttgttttattttaatttattataacatcTCAAGCAAGTAGGtaggtattatttaaaaaatacgtcgtgcatttattttatattcatcaGCTTTTTTCCAATAAAGGTTTAGATTTTACATGCGTTTAcactaaataaataaacaatataatgaaatgaaactatataatataaagtaaataattttattaaaaaataaagacaAGTAAATACAAAAGAAGATAATGATAACCcataaattttaataaacaatgtGAAAATATGACTACTGTTATAGGGGTAGCCATATTAATTAAAGGAAACATTTACTAAAAagcaataataataaaaatacaacaGTAAAAGCAGATACTTTAGCTGGATTTCCTAGTAACCTCATGGCTATTGCAGGTTTCGAGGATATTGCAGGGGCAGTTGATAATGGTAACCTAGATGTTTTAACgaataaattgattttattttgGATTGAGCCTTAGAAATGgacagaaaataatattttaaaacttaGCGAAGAGAGAGCaataagaaataataattaaGAAGAGTAAAATGTTTACAGAGGCTCAACTCCTAAAAAATCACTATCAGACTCAGAATTATCATCACTGAAATCACTACTACTGTCTTCATCAagattaattattattttatcaaaaactacaTCTAGAACAGGTTCCTTTTccctaaaaaatttttcgaaacTTTTAGCGTGTTCACATCGTTTTTTCCACTCTTCATTTGAAAATGTTTCAAAAAATTCATCGCAAAAACGATCCACATCACTAAACTTAAAGTCAACGTTTTTATCAGCCACGTATTTCTTAAGAGCTGCCCACACTAATTCTATGGGATTCAGATCTGGATGATACGGAGGTAGCCGTAATACCGAATGACCACTATTACCCAGTATTCTGTCAATTTCATGCACCTTAAATCTGGGTTTATGGCTTTGTACAATGCTATAAAGATCTACTTTTAACATATCTTCTGAAAAAGGCGGGTTGCGTTTTATTAGCCAGTCTTTCATTACACTTTTCGTTGAACTCATAGTAGGACACTTTTCAGCTTGCACGTTGTGATAAGGAGCGTTGTCAACAACCAGTACACTACGTGGAGGAAGATTGGGAATAAGCATTTCCTGAAgccattttttataattttcataaTTCATTTCACTGTGGTAGTCACCTGTTTTTGTGTTGgatttaaatttcaaataagcattttttacaaAACCGTTTTCTCCACCTGCATGCACTATAATCAGTCTCTGACCTTTTGAAATCGGAGCACGTAATCCCTCATTGGAATGGTCGCTCCAACTTTTCGAATGAGTATGGGAAGAATGAATGTAGGTTTCGTCCATGTAAATGATAGGGCGCTTATCTTCTCGGTATTTTTTAATATCTCGAAGAAAGTTACGCCTCAATTGTTGGATTTGCGGTTTTTCCATTAAaagttttttattagtttttgtttttctccAACGAAACCCTATATCCTTCATGGCTTTTCTCAATGATTCATGCGAACCATTGTAGTTGTACTCAGTGGAAAATTTTCTATGTATTCGTCGTAAAGTTGGAACTTGTTTTTCGGTAGtacaaaaattaataataaatcgaCGAAGCACCCCTTTGTCGCACTCATCCAAGTTCGATTTTAAAGCAgacttatttctttttttatttggaGTACTAAATGTTGATGCTGTACCGTCTTGGATGCACTTCATTTCGTTCGAAATCGCTTGTATGGCGCTTAAACTTACACCTGTTGCTCTTACAACACGTTTTTGCACTTGTTTTAAATCTATTAGAGGTACGTTGTCCCTTGCTTCTTGTTGCATAAAATGCATAACATTTGCTATAATTTCTCGGCTTTGACCGGACAAAACTTTTCCATTTAATTTGGATTTAAATTCCATTTTACGTCACTGTCGGTGTTCTTTAAGAAACCTCTGCCGCAGACTATACCGACCGAACTTTACACGTTGAATTGTAGACTTCGACTGGttatattttcgataaatttaGTGCGCATCAGGTGGGCGTGGCGACTGAAGATTTTCAAACTTCTTCCTATGTTTGACAACTTTGtacctacaaaatttatttcgccggagAGATGACGGTCGttatgatggtcgcgaaattaatcttttttccccatcgtaaaataggttttatatttattttaaatttaatacttctatacaatttatatatacatacacataataaattaatatatatacaaaatttatttcgccgaagagatgacggtcgctatgatggtcgcgaaattaatcttttttccccatcgtaaaataggttttatatttattttaaatttaatacttctatacaatttatatatacatacacataataaattaatatacaaaatttatttcgccgaagagatgacggtcgctatgatggtcgcgaaattaatatttttccccatcgtaaaataggttttacatttattataaACTTAAATACGTCTACAGTCTACACaatgtatatatacatatacatacacataatatatagcatgagcgatgacggtcgcaatgacggtcgcaatgacggtcgggatgagggtcgcgatgacggtcgcgaattcaatgctttttcccctatccaaagaaagtgcacaacgtgcctaaagaagttttcacttcaaaaaaaattacatcctgtataaatgataatgtttatgttactgcatagagaataggatatcctttcaaataagctaccacacgattcctattccctatttaaaaataaggtgttCGGGACGTGGAAGGGAGGAGTTTGaaaaatgacagatgtatgtatcgtaaaaatgtgtcccccttagaataaaaatcgacctgtttcggcatttcctcaAAATCTAGTAACTACtaccaaatatcgaggtggactcttttctttggacCACCCTCTAGATAAAATCCCTTATCGGGATTTTAGGTAAAGTTGACACCAATCCCTTatttcagtgcgtcatagtttgTCAAATTCTCTCTATcgtgattattattattattaaggtaGGTACATAGAACTCAGAAAATTATGTATTTGTTGACGGATAGTTGCATACTTTCATAATGTCAGTGGGTAAAATTACAATATGGTCATTCTAGGTTAgttatattttgacattttatcATTGAtgcactgaaagaagggtttgaTAAGaactttaataataaaatatgtataaaaaatacaaaaacttaAACAATAGCATAATATTCTTGATTAATTCTTAATTATAGGTTATTGTTATGTTTCTTGTAAATAATTGTAAGTAGtttatattgcaaaataaattgttTTAGTGTAAA contains:
- the LOC126886060 gene encoding uncharacterized protein LOC126886060, translated to MEFKSKLNGKVLSGQSREIIANVMHFMQQEARDNVPLIDLKQVQKRVVRATGVSLSAIQAISNEMKCIQDGTASTFSTPNKKRNKSALKSNLDECDKGVLRRFIINFCTTEKQVPTLRRIHRKFSTEYNYNGSHESLRKAMKDIGFRWRKTKTNKKLLMEKPQIQQLRRNFLRDIKKYREDKRPIIYMDETYIHSSHTHSKSWSDHSNEGLRAPISKGQRLIIVHAGGENGFVKNAYLKFKSNTKTGDYHSEMNYENYKKWLQEMLIPNLPPRSVLVVDNAPYHNVQAEKCPTMSSTKSVMKDWLIKRNPPFSEDMLKVDLYSIVQSHKPRFKVHEIDRILGNSGHSVLRLPPYHPDLNPIELVWAALKKYVADKNVDFKFSDVDRFCDEFFETFSNEEWKKRCEHAKSFEKFFREKEPVLDVVFDKIIINLDEDSSSDFSDDNSESDSDFLGVEPL